The following proteins are co-located in the Pseudomonas cavernae genome:
- a CDS encoding ATP-binding protein, with translation MNSIFLRIYGGMLAALVLVALLGVLAVHLVNEVRSDQYRERLARGTFSLMADNLTSMTVVERRRATVIWGRLLGIPLTLEPLQTQTFDSGARNSLLSGQVLVQQTGPHAAKVYSLISAKEQLLLVGEIQQISEQLARATVYLLADELVRYPVAEQPQRLASLKEAKQFGFDLHLLRLQDAQLDADQRRRVEEGDTVMALGRGGDSIHVFAGVVGTPWVLEIGPLYQMNPYPPELLVLIGAMALSLIGLIVYFLVRQLEQRLQVLESTATRIASGRLEARVPAGGADSVGRLAAAFNAMAEHLQSSLMIQREMVRAVSHELRTPVARLRFGLEMIGEAETEQARRKYMDGMDSDIQDLDTLLDEMLTYARLEQGSPALSFQLVDLDALIDQVIAELAPLRTDVRVERGYMRPAADIGTLVEAEPRYLHRALQNLVTNAMRHAETRVRLSYKVGSRRCRLEVEDDGPGVPESERERLFQPFLRLDNSRTRASGGHGLGLSIVRRIIYWHGGRALIDRSDSLGGARFSLVWPRRQERRSDDAEE, from the coding sequence ATGAATTCGATTTTCCTGCGTATCTACGGCGGCATGCTCGCCGCCCTGGTGCTGGTGGCGCTGCTCGGCGTGCTGGCGGTGCACCTGGTCAACGAGGTGCGCTCCGACCAGTACCGCGAGCGCCTGGCGCGCGGCACCTTCAGCCTGATGGCGGACAACCTGACGAGCATGACGGTGGTCGAGCGGCGCCGTGCGACGGTGATCTGGGGCCGCTTGCTGGGCATTCCGCTGACGCTGGAGCCGCTGCAGACGCAGACGTTCGACAGCGGCGCACGCAATAGCCTGCTCAGCGGCCAGGTCCTAGTGCAGCAGACCGGCCCACACGCGGCCAAGGTCTACAGCCTGATCAGCGCCAAGGAGCAGTTGTTGCTGGTGGGCGAGATCCAGCAGATCAGCGAGCAGCTGGCGCGGGCCACGGTCTACCTGCTGGCCGACGAGCTGGTGCGCTACCCGGTGGCCGAGCAGCCGCAGCGCCTGGCCTCGCTGAAGGAGGCCAAGCAGTTCGGCTTCGACCTGCATCTGCTGCGTCTGCAAGATGCCCAGCTCGATGCCGATCAGCGCCGCCGGGTGGAGGAGGGCGACACGGTGATGGCGCTGGGCCGCGGCGGCGATTCGATCCACGTGTTTGCCGGCGTGGTCGGCACCCCCTGGGTGCTGGAAATCGGCCCGCTGTACCAGATGAACCCCTATCCGCCGGAACTGCTGGTGCTGATCGGTGCTATGGCCTTGAGCCTGATCGGCCTGATCGTGTATTTCCTCGTGCGCCAGCTGGAGCAGCGCCTGCAGGTGCTGGAAAGCACGGCCACGCGCATCGCCAGTGGCCGTCTGGAGGCCCGGGTGCCGGCCGGCGGGGCGGACTCGGTCGGGCGTCTGGCGGCGGCCTTCAATGCTATGGCCGAGCATTTGCAGAGCTCCTTGATGATTCAACGGGAGATGGTGCGCGCGGTGTCCCACGAGTTGCGCACGCCGGTGGCGCGCCTGCGCTTCGGTCTGGAGATGATTGGCGAGGCGGAAACCGAGCAGGCGCGGCGCAAATACATGGATGGCATGGACAGCGACATCCAGGACCTCGACACGCTGCTCGACGAGATGCTCACCTACGCCCGCCTGGAGCAGGGCTCGCCGGCGCTGAGCTTCCAGTTGGTGGACCTCGACGCGCTGATCGACCAGGTGATCGCGGAGCTGGCGCCGTTGCGCACCGACGTGCGGGTCGAGCGCGGCTACATGCGCCCGGCGGCGGATATCGGCACGCTGGTCGAGGCCGAGCCGCGTTACCTGCACCGCGCCCTGCAGAATCTGGTGACCAACGCCATGCGTCACGCCGAGACGCGCGTGCGCCTGAGCTACAAGGTCGGCTCGCGCCGCTGCCGGCTGGAGGTCGAGGACGATGGCCCGGGGGTGCCGGAAAGCGAGCGGGAGCGACTATTCCAGCCCTTCCTGCGCCTGGACAACAGCCGCACTCGCGCGTCCGGCGGGCATGGCCTGGGCCTGTCCATCGTCCGCCGGATCATCTACTGGCATGGCGGGCGGGCGCTGATCGATCGGAGCGACAGCCTGGGCGGCGCGCGCTTCAGTCTGGTGTGGCCGCGGCGCCAGGAGCGGCGGTCGGATGATGCGGAGGAGTAG
- a CDS encoding ribonucleoside-diphosphate reductase subunit alpha produces the protein MQTETTRENPQAGVQPVADANQDLAATAPGQLRVIKRNGTVVPYTDDKITVAITKAFLAVEGGTAAASSRIHDTVARLTEQVSATFKRRMPSGGTIHIEEIQDQVELALMRAGEQKVARDYVIYRESRSQERKRGAAGSDVAQPHPSIRVTHADGSVAPLDLGRLNTIIREACEGLAEVDGELIQRETLKNLYDGVAQSDVNTALVMTARTLVEREPNYSYVTARLLMDTLRAEGLGFLGVAESATHHEMADLYAQALPAYIEKGIEFELLDAKLKTFDLEKLGKAINHERDQQFTYLGLQTLYDRYFIHKDGIRFELPQVFFMRVAMGLAIEEKQKEERAIEFYNLLSSFDYMSSTPTLFNAGTLRPQLSSCYLTTVPDDLSGIYSAIHDNAMLSKFAGGLGNDWTPVRALGSYIKGTNGKSQGVVPFLKVVNDTAVAVNQGGKRKGAVCAYLETWHMDIEEFIELRKNTGDDRRRTHDMNTANWIPDLFMKRVFDDGQWTLFSPSEVPDLHDLTGKAFEERYEYYEAMAGYGKIKLHKTIAAKDLWRKMLSMLFETGHPWLTFKDPCNLRSPQQHVGVVHSSNLCTEITLNTNKDEIAVCNLGSVNLVNHIVDGKLDLAKLEKTVKTAVRMLDNVIDINYYSVPQAQNSNFKHRPVGLGIMGFQDALYLQHIAYGSDAAIEFADKSMEAVSYYAIQASCDLADERGSYSTFDGSLWSKGILPLDSQQILIEARGQKYIDVDLTESLDWAPVRARVQKGIRNSNIMAIAPTATIANITGVSQSIEPTYQNLYVKSNLSGEFTVINPYLVRDLKARGLWDSVMVNDLKYYDGSVQQIERIPQDLKDLYATAFEVETKWIVDAASRRQKWIDQAQSLNLYIAGASGKKLDVTYRMAWYRGLKTTYYLRALAATSTEKSTINTGKLNAVSSVIDEGLQAEPKPAPVPQACSIDNPDCEACQ, from the coding sequence ATGCAGACCGAAACCACTCGTGAGAACCCGCAGGCCGGCGTCCAGCCGGTCGCCGATGCGAACCAGGATCTGGCCGCGACCGCTCCCGGTCAGCTGCGCGTGATCAAGCGCAACGGCACCGTGGTGCCCTACACCGATGACAAGATCACCGTAGCCATCACCAAGGCGTTTCTCGCAGTGGAGGGCGGCACCGCCGCCGCTTCGTCGCGCATCCATGACACCGTCGCGCGCCTGACCGAACAAGTCAGCGCCACCTTCAAGCGCCGCATGCCATCCGGCGGCACCATCCACATCGAAGAGATCCAGGACCAGGTCGAACTGGCCCTGATGCGCGCCGGCGAGCAGAAAGTCGCCCGCGACTACGTGATCTACCGCGAATCGCGCAGCCAGGAGCGCAAGCGTGGTGCCGCCGGCAGCGACGTCGCCCAGCCGCACCCGTCGATCCGCGTGACCCACGCCGACGGCAGCGTTGCGCCGCTGGACCTCGGCCGCCTCAACACCATCATCCGCGAAGCCTGCGAAGGCCTGGCCGAGGTCGACGGCGAACTGATCCAGCGCGAAACCCTGAAGAACCTGTACGACGGCGTAGCCCAGAGCGATGTCAACACCGCCCTGGTGATGACCGCCCGTACCCTGGTCGAGCGCGAGCCGAACTACAGCTACGTCACCGCCCGCCTGCTGATGGACACCCTGCGTGCCGAAGGCCTGGGCTTCCTCGGCGTGGCCGAGAGCGCCACCCACCACGAGATGGCCGACCTCTACGCCCAGGCCCTGCCGGCCTACATCGAAAAAGGCATCGAGTTCGAACTGCTGGACGCCAAGCTGAAGACCTTCGACCTGGAAAAACTGGGCAAGGCGATCAACCACGAGCGTGACCAGCAGTTCACCTACCTCGGCCTGCAGACCCTGTACGACCGCTACTTCATCCACAAGGACGGCATCCGCTTCGAACTGCCGCAGGTGTTCTTCATGCGCGTGGCCATGGGCCTGGCCATCGAAGAGAAGCAGAAAGAAGAGCGCGCCATCGAGTTCTACAACCTGCTGTCGTCCTTCGACTACATGAGCTCGACGCCGACCCTGTTCAACGCCGGCACCCTACGTCCGCAGCTGTCGTCCTGCTACCTGACCACCGTGCCGGACGACCTGTCGGGCATCTACAGCGCCATCCACGACAACGCCATGCTGTCGAAATTCGCCGGTGGCCTGGGCAACGACTGGACCCCGGTGCGCGCGCTGGGCTCCTACATCAAGGGCACCAACGGCAAGTCCCAGGGCGTCGTGCCGTTCCTCAAAGTGGTCAACGACACCGCGGTGGCCGTGAACCAGGGTGGCAAGCGCAAGGGCGCCGTCTGCGCCTACCTGGAAACCTGGCACATGGACATCGAAGAGTTCATCGAGCTACGCAAGAACACCGGTGACGACCGCCGCCGCACCCACGACATGAACACCGCGAACTGGATTCCGGACCTGTTCATGAAGCGCGTGTTCGACGACGGCCAGTGGACCCTGTTCTCGCCGAGCGAAGTGCCGGACCTGCACGACCTGACCGGCAAGGCCTTCGAAGAGCGCTACGAGTACTACGAAGCCATGGCCGGCTACGGCAAGATCAAGCTGCACAAGACCATCGCCGCCAAGGACCTGTGGCGCAAGATGCTCTCCATGCTGTTCGAGACCGGCCACCCGTGGCTGACCTTCAAAGACCCGTGCAACCTGCGCAGCCCGCAGCAGCACGTCGGCGTGGTCCACAGCTCGAACCTGTGCACCGAGATCACCCTGAACACCAACAAGGACGAGATCGCCGTGTGCAACCTGGGTTCGGTGAACCTGGTCAACCACATCGTCGACGGCAAGCTGGACCTGGCCAAGCTGGAGAAGACCGTCAAGACCGCGGTGCGCATGCTCGATAACGTCATCGACATCAACTACTACTCGGTGCCGCAGGCGCAGAACTCCAACTTCAAGCACCGCCCAGTCGGCCTCGGCATCATGGGCTTCCAGGACGCGCTGTACCTGCAGCACATCGCCTACGGCTCCGATGCGGCCATCGAGTTCGCCGACAAGTCCATGGAAGCGGTCAGCTACTACGCCATCCAGGCTTCCTGCGACCTGGCCGACGAGCGCGGCAGCTACTCCACCTTCGACGGTTCGCTGTGGTCCAAAGGCATCCTGCCGCTGGATTCCCAGCAAATCCTCATCGAAGCGCGTGGCCAGAAGTACATCGACGTCGACCTGACCGAGTCCCTGGACTGGGCGCCGGTGCGGGCCCGGGTGCAGAAAGGCATCCGCAACTCGAACATCATGGCCATCGCGCCGACCGCGACCATCGCCAACATCACCGGCGTGTCGCAGTCGATCGAGCCGACTTACCAGAACCTCTACGTGAAATCGAACCTCTCCGGCGAATTCACCGTGATCAACCCCTACCTGGTTCGCGACCTCAAGGCGCGCGGCCTGTGGGACTCGGTCATGGTCAACGACCTGAAGTACTACGACGGCTCCGTGCAGCAGATCGAGCGCATCCCGCAGGACCTCAAGGACCTGTACGCCACCGCCTTCGAAGTCGAGACCAAGTGGATCGTCGACGCCGCCAGCCGCCGCCAGAAGTGGATCGACCAGGCGCAGTCGCTGAACCTGTACATCGCCGGCGCCTCGGGCAAGAAGCTCGACGTGACCTACCGCATGGCTTGGTACCGTGGTCTGAAAACCACCTACTACCTCCGCGCCCTGGCCGCCACCAGCACCGAGAAGTCGACCATCAACACCGGCAAGCTCAACGCCGTGTCTTCGGTGATCGACGAGGGCCTGCAAGCCGAGCCGAAGCCGGCCCCGGTGCCGCAAGCGTGCAGCATCGACAACCCGGACTGCGAAGCCTGCCAGTGA
- a CDS encoding response regulator: protein MEQVAWQILIVEDDQRLAELTREYLESNGLHVAIESDGAQAAARILKEQPDLVVLDLMLPGEDGLTICRKVRGQYKGPILMLTARSDDMDQVLGLEMGADDYVCKPVRPRVLLARIRALLRRSEPAENGGESQRRLEFGPLVIDNAMREAWLREQSIELTSAEFDLLWLLAANAGRILSREEIFNALRGIEYDGQDRSIDVRISRIRPKIGDDPMHPRLIKTVRSKGYLFVAEAAEGLE from the coding sequence GTGGAGCAAGTAGCCTGGCAAATTCTGATCGTCGAGGACGACCAGCGGCTGGCCGAGCTGACTCGGGAGTACCTCGAGAGCAACGGCCTGCATGTGGCCATCGAGTCCGATGGGGCGCAGGCGGCGGCACGGATACTCAAGGAGCAGCCGGATCTGGTGGTGCTCGACCTGATGCTGCCGGGTGAAGACGGCTTGACCATTTGCCGCAAGGTGCGCGGCCAGTACAAGGGGCCAATCCTGATGCTGACCGCGCGCAGCGACGACATGGACCAGGTGCTCGGCCTGGAAATGGGCGCCGATGACTATGTGTGCAAGCCGGTGCGCCCGCGTGTGCTACTGGCCCGAATCCGCGCCTTGCTGCGGCGCAGCGAGCCGGCCGAGAACGGCGGCGAGAGCCAGCGGCGCCTGGAATTTGGCCCGCTGGTGATCGACAACGCCATGCGCGAGGCCTGGCTGCGCGAGCAGAGCATCGAGTTGACCAGCGCCGAGTTCGACCTGTTGTGGCTGCTGGCGGCCAACGCCGGGCGCATCCTCTCCCGCGAGGAAATCTTCAACGCCCTGCGTGGCATCGAATACGACGGCCAGGACCGTTCCATCGACGTGCGCATCTCGCGCATCCGCCCGAAGATCGGCGACGACCCGATGCATCCGCGGCTGATCAAGACGGTGCGCAGCAAGGGCTACCTGTTCGTCGCCGAAGCGGCCGAAGGGCTTGAATAG
- a CDS encoding ribonucleotide-diphosphate reductase subunit beta translates to MLSWDEFDKDDGAEGATQNAKPAAAVIDLSLEKLDSEGGVAAQEARAVSADDSAAVARAKAALDQLDIAEGLAELEGSSARVAVDEKRMINCRADLNQLVPFKYDWAWQKYLDGCANHWMPQEVNMNADIALWKSKDGLTEDERRIVMRNLGFFSTADSLVANNLALAVYRLITNPECRQYILRQTFEEAIHTHAYQYCIESLGMDEGAIFNMYHEIPSVAKKASWGLKYTRSISDPTFTTGTVETDKELLRNLIAYYCVLEGIFFYCGFTQILSMGRRNKMTGVAEQFQYILRDESMHLNFGIDVINQIKIENPHLWDAAMKDEATQMILQGTQLEIEYARDTMPRGVLGMNAAMMEDYLKFIANRRLSQIGLKEEYPGTTNPFPWMSEIMDLKKEKNFFETRVIEYQTGGALSWD, encoded by the coding sequence ATGCTGAGTTGGGATGAATTCGATAAAGACGACGGCGCCGAAGGCGCCACCCAGAACGCCAAGCCGGCCGCCGCCGTGATCGACCTGAGCCTGGAAAAACTCGATAGCGAGGGCGGTGTCGCCGCCCAGGAAGCGCGCGCCGTCAGTGCCGACGACTCCGCCGCCGTGGCCCGCGCCAAGGCCGCGCTGGATCAGCTCGACATCGCCGAAGGCCTGGCCGAGCTGGAAGGCTCCTCGGCCCGCGTCGCGGTCGACGAGAAGCGCATGATCAACTGCCGCGCCGACCTCAACCAGCTCGTGCCCTTCAAGTACGACTGGGCCTGGCAGAAGTATCTGGATGGTTGCGCCAACCACTGGATGCCGCAGGAAGTGAACATGAACGCCGACATTGCCCTGTGGAAGAGCAAGGACGGCCTGACCGAGGACGAGCGCCGCATCGTCATGCGCAACCTCGGCTTCTTCTCCACCGCCGACTCGCTGGTGGCCAACAACCTGGCCCTGGCCGTGTACCGCCTGATCACCAACCCGGAGTGCCGCCAGTACATCCTGCGCCAGACCTTCGAAGAGGCGATCCACACCCACGCCTACCAGTACTGCATCGAGTCGCTGGGCATGGACGAAGGCGCGATCTTCAACATGTACCACGAGATCCCCTCGGTGGCGAAGAAGGCCTCCTGGGGCCTCAAGTACACCCGCTCGATCTCCGACCCGACCTTCACCACCGGCACCGTCGAGACCGACAAGGAACTGCTGCGCAACCTGATCGCCTACTACTGCGTGCTGGAAGGCATCTTCTTCTACTGCGGTTTCACCCAGATCCTCTCCATGGGCCGCCGCAACAAGATGACCGGCGTCGCCGAGCAGTTCCAATACATCCTGCGCGACGAATCCATGCACCTGAACTTCGGCATCGACGTGATCAACCAGATCAAGATCGAAAACCCACACCTGTGGGACGCCGCGATGAAGGACGAAGCGACCCAGATGATCCTCCAGGGCACCCAACTGGAAATCGAATACGCCCGCGACACCATGCCCCGCGGCGTGCTGGGCATGAACGCGGCGATGATGGAGGACTACCTCAAATTCATCGCCAACCGCCGCCTGTCGCAGATCGGCCTGAAAGAAGAATACCCGGGCACCACCAACCCCTTCCCGTGGATGAGCGAGATCATGGACTTGAAGAAGGAGAAGAACTTCTTCGAGACTCGCGTGATCGAGTATCAGACTGGTGGGGCGTTGAGCTGGGATTGA
- a CDS encoding DUF2938 domain-containing protein: MTVEMIVRAILLGVGATLVMDVWALLRRRFFGIPSLDYALVGRWLGHIRQGRFRHASIAKAQAMPGERPLGWVCHYLIGVIFVSLFVAVVGPQWLCRPTLLPALLLGLVSVAAPLLLMQPAFGMGLAASRMPSPRQVRLRSLVTHLAFGVGVYLAGWLGAQLFASSLCTV; encoded by the coding sequence ATGACAGTCGAGATGATCGTGCGGGCAATTCTGCTGGGCGTGGGCGCGACCCTGGTGATGGACGTCTGGGCGCTGCTGCGGCGGCGCTTCTTCGGCATCCCGTCGCTGGACTATGCCCTGGTCGGGCGCTGGCTAGGGCATATTCGCCAGGGGCGCTTCCGTCATGCGTCGATCGCCAAGGCGCAGGCGATGCCTGGCGAGCGGCCGCTCGGCTGGGTCTGTCATTACCTGATCGGGGTGATCTTCGTGAGCCTGTTCGTGGCAGTGGTGGGGCCGCAGTGGTTGTGTCGGCCGACGCTGTTGCCGGCGCTGCTCCTGGGGCTGGTCAGCGTCGCCGCGCCGTTACTGCTGATGCAGCCAGCGTTCGGCATGGGCCTGGCGGCCTCGAGGATGCCGAGTCCCCGGCAGGTCCGGCTGAGAAGCCTGGTGACCCATCTGGCGTTTGGCGTGGGGGTTTATCTGGCGGGGTGGCTTGGGGCGCAGTTGTTTGCGTCGTCGCTCTGCACGGTGTGA
- a CDS encoding hotdog fold domain-containing protein, producing MQIEHFTIDERFCGPPKSGNGGYTAGRMAAHLKGTVAARLKAPPPLGVELRLESSDSEARLFDGTTLLGEAKQVTLELQPPPSPSHAEAEVAAQAFPGFETHNFPGCFVCGPERPPHDGLRIFPGPLHSTATLAAPWLPDDSLADDAGNVKPEFIWAALDCAGAFALYPIPDGLAIVLGELVVSTLDQVKPGERCVVLGWPLGSDGRKRFAGTALYGADQRLVAIARAVWVEVSASSWS from the coding sequence ATGCAGATCGAACACTTCACCATCGATGAACGCTTCTGCGGGCCGCCCAAGTCGGGCAATGGTGGTTACACTGCTGGCCGCATGGCCGCGCATTTGAAGGGCACGGTGGCCGCGCGGTTGAAGGCGCCGCCGCCGCTGGGCGTCGAGCTGCGCCTCGAGTCCAGCGACAGCGAGGCGCGGCTGTTCGACGGCACGACGCTGCTCGGCGAGGCGAAGCAGGTCACCCTGGAGCTGCAGCCGCCGCCCTCCCCGTCCCATGCCGAGGCGGAAGTCGCCGCGCAGGCGTTTCCCGGTTTTGAAACCCACAACTTCCCCGGCTGCTTCGTCTGTGGACCGGAGCGTCCGCCGCATGACGGCCTGCGGATCTTCCCCGGCCCGCTGCATAGCACCGCGACCCTCGCCGCACCGTGGTTACCGGACGACTCGCTGGCCGACGACGCGGGTAACGTGAAGCCAGAGTTCATCTGGGCCGCGCTGGATTGCGCCGGCGCCTTCGCGCTCTACCCCATTCCCGACGGGCTGGCCATCGTGCTCGGTGAGTTGGTGGTCTCCACCCTGGACCAGGTCAAGCCGGGGGAGCGCTGCGTGGTGCTTGGCTGGCCGCTGGGAAGCGACGGCCGCAAGCGTTTCGCCGGCACCGCCCTGTATGGCGCCGACCAACGCCTCGTGGCCATCGCCCGCGCGGTGTGGGTCGAAGTGTCGGCCAGCAGCTGGAGCTAG
- a CDS encoding STAS/SEC14 domain-containing protein: MFQVMRNGENRIDVDFAGKLDSDGMRVALDELSQKAEGIEHGRMLYRVGDFALPTLGAIAVELSRIPQLFRFVRRFDRMAVVADKEWVRKVSEVEGALIPGLQIKAFDLGQEAEAEAWLQR, from the coding sequence ATGTTCCAGGTAATGCGAAACGGCGAGAACCGCATCGACGTAGATTTTGCCGGGAAGCTCGACAGCGATGGCATGAGAGTCGCCCTCGATGAGCTGAGCCAAAAAGCCGAAGGCATCGAGCATGGCCGAATGCTTTATCGAGTCGGTGATTTCGCGCTGCCTACGCTGGGCGCAATAGCCGTCGAGCTGTCGCGCATTCCGCAACTGTTCAGGTTTGTTCGGCGCTTCGACCGCATGGCAGTCGTTGCCGACAAGGAATGGGTGCGGAAAGTCAGCGAGGTCGAGGGCGCGCTGATTCCGGGTCTGCAGATCAAGGCATTCGATCTGGGCCAGGAGGCGGAAGCCGAAGCCTGGTTGCAACGTTAG
- a CDS encoding REP-associated tyrosine transposase — translation MGRSRYTITEPSKPHFLTCTVLEWLPVFTRPDAVQIVLDCWRYQQMHEGLRLYGYVVLENHLHFVAQAPDLGKCVSSFKSFTARQLLALLDSRKATRLLDRLRFAKRAHNTDREFQFWQEGSHAELVFSEAVLKEKLDYIHRNPVKRGYVDEPEHWRYSSARNYLGQAGLIEVFQRW, via the coding sequence ATGGGCAGGAGCCGCTACACCATCACCGAACCCAGCAAACCCCACTTCCTGACCTGCACCGTTCTCGAATGGCTGCCGGTGTTCACCCGCCCCGACGCCGTACAAATCGTGCTCGACTGCTGGCGCTACCAGCAGATGCATGAGGGGCTAAGGCTCTACGGCTATGTGGTGCTGGAAAACCATCTGCATTTCGTAGCGCAGGCGCCAGACCTGGGGAAATGCGTCAGTAGCTTCAAATCCTTCACGGCCAGGCAACTGCTGGCGCTTTTGGACAGCAGGAAGGCCACTCGCCTGCTGGATCGCCTGCGGTTTGCCAAACGGGCGCACAATACGGATCGCGAGTTCCAATTCTGGCAAGAGGGTAGCCATGCCGAACTGGTGTTCAGTGAGGCGGTACTCAAGGAGAAGCTGGACTACATCCATCGCAATCCGGTCAAGCGCGGCTACGTGGATGAACCGGAACACTGGCGGTATTCGAGTGCTCGGAATTATCTCGGGCAGGCTGGGCTGATCGAGGTTTTCCAGCGCTGGTGA
- a CDS encoding REP-associated tyrosine transposase, which yields MGRSRYVITEPEKPHFLTCTVLEWLPLFTRPALVDILLDCWRYQQAHQGLRLYGYVVLENHLHFVAQAPDLSKCVSGFKSFTARQIIDHLEDRGAERLLERLRFAKRAHKDDRVYQLWQEGSHAELVYSPAVMREKLDYIHHNPLKRGYVDRAEHWRYSSARNYAGQAGLIEVDRWEA from the coding sequence ATGGGCCGCAGCCGCTACGTCATCACCGAACCAGAAAAACCGCACTTCCTCACCTGCACGGTGCTGGAGTGGCTACCGCTGTTCACCCGCCCCGCCCTGGTCGACATCCTGCTCGACTGCTGGCGCTACCAGCAGGCACACCAAGGCTTGCGCCTGTATGGCTATGTCGTACTGGAAAACCATCTGCACTTCGTCGCCCAGGCGCCTGACCTGAGTAAATGCGTCAGCGGGTTCAAATCCTTCACGGCCCGCCAGATCATCGACCATCTGGAGGATCGAGGCGCAGAGCGCTTGCTGGAGCGGCTGCGCTTCGCCAAGCGTGCGCACAAGGATGATCGTGTGTATCAGCTCTGGCAGGAGGGCTCGCATGCGGAGCTGGTCTACAGCCCAGCGGTGATGCGTGAGAAGCTCGACTACATCCATCACAACCCGCTGAAGCGGGGCTATGTGGATCGGGCGGAGCACTGGCGCTACTCCAGCGCCAGGAACTACGCAGGGCAGGCAGGGTTGATTGAGGTCGACCGCTGGGAGGCGTGA
- a CDS encoding CAP domain-containing protein, with product MPAVPPVLRPLALLVGALLAAVAAASEETQLVESINAYRAQPQSCAGSASEALTPLTSDPRLILSTGSDLDLQQALARAAYPLVNVQAISLSGPRDAQAAMTALQESFCQVVLDPQFVDIGVSRAGRDWRIVLARPLLGGRLGDWQAEGRALLEQVNAARAQGRHCGAQDFAAAPALGWSTELGAAAEAHSRAMANGNFFDHRDRDGRIPADRAELAGYSGRQIGENLAAGLDAPRKVVDGWLASPGHCANLMNPQFRELGAAYAVDPKSDAGIYWTVVFGVP from the coding sequence ATGCCTGCCGTTCCGCCCGTCCTGCGTCCGCTCGCCCTGCTGGTGGGCGCGCTTCTCGCCGCCGTTGCCGCGGCGAGCGAAGAGACGCAACTGGTCGAGTCGATCAACGCCTACCGTGCCCAGCCGCAGAGCTGCGCCGGGTCTGCGTCCGAGGCATTGACGCCGCTGACGTCCGATCCGCGTCTGATCCTGTCGACCGGCAGTGACCTGGACTTACAGCAGGCCCTGGCCCGCGCCGCCTATCCGCTGGTCAACGTGCAGGCGATCAGCCTGTCCGGGCCGCGCGATGCGCAGGCGGCCATGACGGCGCTGCAGGAGAGCTTCTGCCAGGTGGTGTTGGACCCGCAGTTCGTCGACATCGGCGTCAGCCGCGCGGGTCGCGACTGGCGCATCGTGCTGGCGCGGCCGCTGCTCGGCGGGCGCCTGGGCGACTGGCAGGCGGAAGGGCGCGCCTTGCTGGAACAGGTCAACGCGGCGCGGGCGCAAGGGCGCCACTGCGGCGCCCAAGATTTCGCCGCGGCGCCGGCCCTGGGCTGGAGCACCGAACTTGGCGCGGCCGCCGAGGCGCACAGCCGGGCGATGGCCAACGGCAACTTCTTCGACCACCGCGACCGCGACGGCCGCATCCCGGCCGACCGTGCGGAGCTCGCCGGCTACAGCGGCCGGCAGATCGGCGAGAACCTCGCCGCCGGGCTGGACGCCCCGCGCAAGGTGGTGGACGGCTGGCTGGCCAGCCCCGGCCATTGCGCCAACCTGATGAATCCGCAGTTCCGCGAGCTGGGCGCCGCCTATGCGGTCGATCCGAAGAGTGATGCGGGGATCTACTGGACGGTGGTGTTTGGGGTGCCTTGA
- a CDS encoding helix-turn-helix domain-containing protein: protein MKEMDIGKVSRWSGLPASTLRYYEEKGLIRSIGRNGLKRVFNESVIQRLSLIALGRAAGFSLDDIAGMLAADGQLAIDRAQLQERAEQLDRTIKRLSAVRDGLRHAATCPAESHLECPKFQQLMSLAARTAAKERSHPR, encoded by the coding sequence ATGAAAGAGATGGATATTGGCAAGGTCTCGCGCTGGTCCGGTCTGCCGGCGTCGACGCTGCGCTACTACGAGGAGAAGGGGCTGATCCGCTCCATCGGCCGCAACGGGCTCAAGCGGGTCTTCAACGAGTCGGTGATCCAGCGCCTGTCATTGATCGCGCTGGGCCGCGCGGCGGGTTTCTCCCTGGACGATATCGCCGGCATGCTGGCGGCCGACGGCCAGCTCGCCATCGACCGGGCCCAGCTGCAGGAGCGGGCCGAGCAGCTGGACCGCACCATCAAGCGGCTCAGCGCGGTCCGCGACGGCCTGCGTCACGCGGCAACCTGCCCCGCCGAGAGCCATCTCGAATGCCCCAAGTTCCAACAGCTGATGAGTCTGGCCGCCCGAACCGCCGCCAAGGAAAGATCGCATCCCCGATGA